Proteins co-encoded in one Marinobacter qingdaonensis genomic window:
- the secG gene encoding preprotein translocase subunit SecG translates to MDWMETLVVVVHVVIAVALVGLVLIQQGKGADAGAAFGGGASQTVFGSQGSGSFLTRITTILAIVFFVTSFSLAVFAKQRAEVAGEAGIPMVEESRHSAPMESAGEAEAEQAGETESGESDLPELE, encoded by the coding sequence ATGGATTGGATGGAAACACTGGTAGTCGTTGTGCACGTGGTGATTGCCGTGGCACTGGTGGGTCTCGTGCTGATCCAGCAGGGTAAGGGTGCCGATGCAGGCGCCGCCTTCGGTGGTGGTGCCTCCCAGACGGTATTTGGTAGCCAGGGTAGCGGCAGCTTCCTGACCCGGATCACGACCATCCTGGCGATCGTGTTTTTTGTGACGAGTTTTTCGCTGGCGGTCTTCGCCAAGCAGCGCGCCGAAGTGGCGGGTGAAGCAGGTATTCCTATGGTCGAGGAATCCCGGCATTCAGCGCCCATGGAATCGGCTGGCGAAGCCGAGGCCGAGCAGGCCGGCGAAACCGAGAGCGGGGAGTCTGATCTTCCCGAGCTCGAGTAA
- the greA gene encoding transcription elongation factor GreA — MSDRVPMTKAGETRLREELQKLKTEDRPRVIAAIADAREHGDLKENAEYHAAREQQSFVEGRIQEIEGKLASAQVIDVTTMENTGKVIFGTTVHLLNMDSDEQVRYQIVGEDEADIKAGKISISSPIARALVGKNEGDVVAIRVPSGTVEYEIEEVEYV; from the coding sequence ATGTCTGACAGAGTACCAATGACCAAGGCGGGCGAAACCCGCCTCCGCGAGGAACTTCAGAAGCTGAAAACTGAAGATCGCCCGCGGGTGATTGCCGCCATCGCCGACGCCCGCGAGCACGGCGATCTGAAAGAAAACGCGGAATACCACGCGGCCCGGGAGCAGCAGAGCTTCGTCGAAGGCCGGATCCAGGAAATCGAAGGCAAGCTGGCCTCGGCCCAGGTCATCGATGTGACCACCATGGAGAACACCGGCAAGGTGATCTTCGGCACCACGGTGCACCTGCTGAACATGGATAGCGACGAGCAGGTCCGCTACCAGATCGTGGGTGAGGATGAGGCCGACATCAAGGCCGGCAAGATCTCCATCTCCTCGCCCATTGCCCGCGCGCTCGTGGGCAAGAACGAAGGCGACGTGGTAGCCATCCGCGTGCCCTCGGGCACCGTGGAATACGAAATCGAAGAGGTGGAGTACGTCTAA
- the glmM gene encoding phosphoglucosamine mutase — MSDRKYFGTDGIRGRVGETPITPEFMLRLGWAAGQAFKRDGQRNSVLIGKDTRLSGYMFESALEAGLSAAGVDVKLLGPMPTPAIAYLTRTFRASAGIVISASHNPHHDNGIKFFSASGTKLDDALETEIERWLDQPLEVCASADLGKASRVDDAPGRYVEFCKSTVPNEFTLEGKKIVLDCAHGATYHVAPKVFRELGAKVSVIGGEPDGLNINLNVGSTELGALKRAVVEQGADLGIAFDGDGDRVMMVDRDGSEVDGDELLFVIASQRFAEGRLKGGVVGTLMTNLGVELALREQGIEFERAKVGDRYVMERLLANNWVLGGEGSGHMVIRDCTSTGDGIVSALQVLLAISKSGKTLADLRRGMTKLPQTMVNVRVAERFDPLGRNDIVAAVQRAEAELGDGGRVLLRASGTEPLIRVMTEGQDAEVIARIANELAVVVEQSAP; from the coding sequence ATGTCCGACAGAAAGTATTTTGGCACCGATGGCATCCGGGGGCGGGTTGGCGAAACGCCGATTACCCCGGAGTTCATGTTGCGCCTGGGTTGGGCGGCCGGACAGGCGTTCAAGCGTGACGGTCAGCGCAACAGCGTGCTGATCGGCAAGGACACCCGCCTGTCCGGGTACATGTTCGAATCTGCCCTGGAGGCGGGGCTGTCCGCCGCCGGTGTCGACGTCAAACTGCTCGGGCCCATGCCGACCCCGGCCATTGCCTATCTGACCCGCACCTTCCGTGCCTCGGCCGGTATTGTCATCAGTGCCTCTCACAATCCACACCATGACAATGGCATCAAGTTCTTCTCGGCGTCCGGTACCAAGCTGGACGACGCCCTGGAGACCGAGATCGAACGCTGGCTCGATCAGCCCCTGGAAGTGTGCGCCTCGGCCGACCTGGGCAAGGCGTCGCGGGTCGATGACGCGCCGGGTCGCTACGTCGAGTTCTGCAAGAGCACCGTACCCAACGAGTTCACTCTGGAAGGCAAGAAGATCGTGCTCGATTGCGCCCACGGCGCGACCTACCACGTCGCCCCGAAAGTCTTCCGGGAGCTGGGTGCCAAGGTGTCCGTGATTGGGGGCGAGCCGGATGGTCTGAACATCAACCTCAATGTGGGTTCCACCGAGTTGGGCGCGCTCAAGCGCGCCGTGGTCGAGCAGGGCGCCGATCTTGGCATTGCCTTCGACGGCGACGGCGACCGGGTGATGATGGTGGACCGGGACGGCAGCGAGGTCGATGGCGACGAACTGCTGTTCGTGATTGCCTCCCAGCGTTTTGCCGAGGGCCGGCTCAAGGGCGGCGTGGTCGGCACGCTGATGACCAACCTGGGCGTCGAGCTGGCCCTGCGGGAGCAGGGCATCGAATTCGAGCGCGCCAAGGTGGGTGACCGCTACGTGATGGAGCGGCTGCTGGCGAACAACTGGGTGCTGGGCGGCGAAGGGTCCGGCCACATGGTGATTCGGGATTGCACCAGCACCGGTGACGGCATCGTCTCCGCCCTGCAGGTATTGCTGGCAATCAGCAAGTCGGGCAAGACCCTGGCGGATCTGCGTCGGGGCATGACCAAATTGCCGCAGACCATGGTCAACGTCCGGGTGGCGGAGCGGTTCGATCCGCTCGGCCGGAACGACATTGTTGCCGCGGTCCAGCGCGCCGAGGCCGAATTGGGTGATGGCGGTCGTGTGCTGTTGCGGGCGTCGGGCACCGAGCCGCTGATTCGGGTCATGACCGAAGGTCAGGACGCTGAGGTGATTGCCCGTATCGCCAACGAGCTCGCCGTGGTGGTCGAGCAGTCCGCGCCTTAG
- the rimP gene encoding ribosome maturation factor RimP, whose product MSAKLKQLEDILRPVVEGLGYEFWGIEYRSQGHYSKLRVFIDNPEQGVSVDDCEKVSRQISGVMDVEDPIQTEYTLEVSSPGMDRPLFRLEQYEAFAGHRVQIRLRMAYEGRRKFEGLLKGIEGDDVVVVVDDHEYLLPFESIERAHIVPVFE is encoded by the coding sequence TTGTCAGCCAAGCTTAAGCAACTGGAAGACATTCTTCGCCCGGTGGTGGAAGGCCTCGGTTACGAATTCTGGGGCATCGAGTACCGCTCGCAGGGCCATTACTCCAAGCTTCGGGTGTTCATCGACAACCCGGAACAGGGGGTGTCGGTCGACGATTGTGAGAAAGTCAGTCGTCAGATCAGTGGTGTGATGGATGTGGAAGACCCCATCCAGACCGAATATACCCTGGAAGTGTCATCGCCCGGAATGGATCGCCCGCTGTTCCGCCTGGAGCAGTATGAGGCGTTCGCGGGGCATCGGGTCCAGATCCGATTGCGCATGGCCTACGAGGGGCGGCGCAAGTTCGAGGGCCTGCTGAAAGGCATTGAAGGTGACGATGTGGTTGTGGTGGTCGACGACCACGAGTATCTGCTGCCGTTCGAGAGCATTGAGCGGGCACACATCGTCCCGGTTTTTGAGTGA
- the carB gene encoding carbamoyl-phosphate synthase large subunit: MPKRTDIQSILILGAGPIVIGQACEFDYSGAQACKALREEGYRVILVNSNPATIMTDPVMADATYIEPITWKTVAKIIEKEKPDALLPTMGGQTALNCALDLEKHGVLAEHGVEMIGANADTIDKAEDRDRFDKAMKKIGLECPRATIAHSMDEAWKVADDIGFPCIIRPSFTMGGSGGGIAYNRDEFEEICQRGLDLSPTNELLIDESLIGWKEYEMEVVRDKNDNCIIVCAIENFDAMGVHTGDSITVAPAQTLTDKEYQIMRNASLAVLREIGVETGGSNVQFGINPDTGRMVVIEMNPRVSRSSALASKATGFPIAKVAAKLAVGYTLDELRNEITGGVTPASFEPSIDYVVTKIPRFTFEKFPQADARLTTQMKSVGEVMAIGRTFQESLQKALRGLEVGSEGFDEKLTDLSSENSQETLTRELNVPGAERVWYIGDAFRAGMSVEDVFEHTKVDPWYLVQIEDIVREEQALKSAGKADIDQATLFRLKRKGFSDARLAKLLGISEVSLRKLRHDLDIRPVYKRVDTCAAEFASDTAYMYSTYEEECESDASDRDKIVVIGGGPNRIGQGIEFDYCCVHAALAMREDGYETIMINCNPETVSTDYDTSDRLYFEPITLEDVLEIIHVEKPKGVIVQYGGQTPLKLARGLEAAGVPIIGTSPDAIDRAEDRERFQQMITRLGLKQPDNATVRSHEEGILAAREIGYPLVVRPSYVLGGRAMEIVYDEEELVRYMRNAVLVSNDSPVLLDHFLNAAIEVDIDAISDGKDVVIGGIMQHIEQAGVHSGDSACSLPPYTLSQQVQDEMREAVKKMAIELDVIGLMNVQLAWQDGEIYVIEVNPRASRTVPFVSKAIGVSLAKVAARVMAGVSLAEQGFTQEIVPSYYAVKESVFPFNKFPAVDPILGPEMKSTGEVMGLGDSFDEAFAKAALAVGERLPVKGTAFMSVRDVDKPGAAKVARDLVEAGFKLIATTGTAKALREAGIEVERMNKVREGRPHIVDAIKNGQVQLIINTTEGRKAISDSAQIRQSALQTKVTYTTTLAGGEAFCRAIKFGPERTVRRLQDLHAGK; this comes from the coding sequence ATGCCAAAACGTACCGACATCCAAAGCATTCTGATCCTGGGCGCGGGCCCCATCGTCATCGGACAGGCGTGCGAGTTCGACTACTCCGGAGCCCAGGCCTGTAAGGCACTGCGGGAAGAGGGGTACCGGGTCATCCTGGTCAACTCCAACCCGGCCACCATCATGACCGACCCGGTCATGGCCGATGCCACCTACATCGAGCCGATCACCTGGAAGACCGTCGCCAAGATCATCGAAAAGGAAAAGCCGGATGCGCTGCTGCCGACCATGGGTGGCCAGACCGCGCTGAACTGCGCCCTGGACCTGGAAAAGCACGGTGTGCTGGCCGAGCACGGCGTTGAGATGATCGGCGCCAACGCCGACACCATCGACAAGGCCGAAGACCGGGACCGGTTCGACAAGGCGATGAAGAAGATTGGCCTGGAGTGCCCGCGCGCCACCATCGCTCACTCCATGGACGAAGCCTGGAAAGTGGCCGACGACATCGGTTTCCCCTGCATCATCCGGCCGTCCTTCACCATGGGTGGCTCCGGTGGCGGCATCGCCTACAACCGGGACGAGTTCGAGGAAATCTGCCAGCGCGGCCTGGACCTGTCGCCGACCAACGAGCTGCTGATCGACGAGTCCCTGATCGGCTGGAAAGAGTATGAGATGGAGGTCGTTCGCGACAAGAACGACAACTGCATCATCGTCTGTGCCATCGAGAACTTCGACGCCATGGGCGTGCACACCGGTGACTCGATCACCGTGGCTCCGGCCCAGACCCTGACCGACAAGGAATACCAGATCATGCGGAACGCCTCGCTGGCGGTTCTGCGTGAGATCGGTGTCGAGACCGGCGGCTCCAACGTGCAGTTCGGCATCAACCCGGACACCGGCCGCATGGTGGTCATCGAGATGAATCCGCGGGTGTCCCGCTCCTCGGCGCTGGCCTCCAAGGCCACCGGTTTCCCGATCGCCAAGGTGGCTGCAAAGCTGGCGGTGGGCTATACCCTCGATGAGCTGCGCAACGAAATCACCGGCGGCGTGACCCCAGCCTCGTTCGAGCCCAGCATCGACTATGTGGTCACCAAGATTCCCCGGTTCACCTTCGAGAAATTCCCCCAGGCCGATGCCCGCCTGACCACCCAGATGAAATCCGTGGGCGAGGTCATGGCCATCGGTCGGACCTTCCAGGAATCCCTGCAGAAGGCCCTGCGGGGTCTGGAAGTCGGTTCCGAAGGCTTTGACGAAAAGCTCACCGACCTGAGTTCGGAAAACTCCCAGGAAACCCTGACCCGCGAACTGAATGTGCCCGGCGCCGAGCGCGTCTGGTACATCGGTGACGCCTTCCGCGCCGGCATGAGCGTCGAGGACGTGTTCGAGCACACCAAGGTCGACCCCTGGTACCTGGTGCAGATCGAGGACATTGTCCGCGAAGAGCAGGCGCTGAAATCCGCCGGTAAGGCCGACATCGACCAGGCCACCCTGTTCCGGCTCAAGCGCAAGGGCTTCTCCGATGCCCGTCTGGCCAAGCTGCTGGGCATTTCCGAAGTCAGCCTGCGCAAGCTGCGCCACGACCTGGACATCCGTCCGGTGTACAAGCGGGTGGACACCTGCGCCGCCGAATTTGCCTCCGACACCGCCTACATGTACTCCACCTATGAGGAAGAGTGCGAGTCGGACGCCAGCGACCGGGACAAGATCGTGGTCATCGGTGGTGGCCCGAACCGCATCGGCCAGGGCATCGAGTTCGACTACTGCTGTGTCCACGCGGCCCTGGCCATGCGTGAGGACGGCTACGAAACCATTATGATCAACTGCAACCCGGAGACCGTGTCCACCGACTACGACACCTCCGACCGGTTGTACTTTGAACCGATCACCCTGGAAGACGTGCTGGAGATCATCCACGTCGAGAAGCCCAAGGGCGTGATCGTGCAGTACGGCGGCCAGACCCCGCTGAAACTGGCCCGTGGCCTGGAAGCGGCCGGCGTGCCGATCATCGGCACCAGCCCGGACGCCATCGACCGCGCCGAGGACCGGGAGCGGTTCCAGCAGATGATTACCCGCCTGGGCCTGAAGCAGCCGGACAACGCCACCGTGCGCAGCCACGAGGAAGGCATTCTGGCGGCCCGGGAAATCGGCTACCCGCTGGTGGTGCGCCCGTCCTACGTTCTGGGTGGTCGCGCCATGGAGATCGTCTACGACGAGGAAGAGCTGGTGCGCTACATGCGCAACGCGGTGCTGGTGTCCAACGACAGCCCGGTGCTGCTGGACCACTTCCTGAATGCCGCCATTGAGGTCGACATCGACGCCATCAGCGACGGCAAGGACGTGGTCATCGGTGGCATCATGCAGCACATCGAACAGGCCGGCGTGCACTCCGGTGACTCCGCCTGCTCCCTGCCGCCGTACACCCTGTCCCAGCAGGTGCAGGACGAGATGCGCGAGGCCGTGAAGAAAATGGCGATCGAGCTGGACGTCATCGGGCTGATGAACGTGCAGCTGGCCTGGCAGGATGGCGAGATCTACGTGATCGAGGTCAACCCGCGGGCGTCCCGGACCGTGCCGTTTGTGTCCAAGGCCATTGGCGTGTCCCTGGCCAAGGTCGCGGCCCGGGTCATGGCCGGTGTGTCCCTGGCCGAGCAGGGCTTCACCCAGGAGATCGTGCCGTCCTACTACGCGGTCAAAGAGTCGGTGTTCCCGTTCAACAAGTTCCCGGCCGTGGATCCGATCCTTGGGCCGGAGATGAAGTCGACCGGTGAGGTCATGGGCCTGGGTGACAGCTTTGACGAAGCCTTCGCCAAGGCTGCGCTGGCGGTCGGTGAGCGGCTGCCGGTGAAGGGCACCGCCTTCATGTCGGTGCGGGACGTGGACAAGCCGGGTGCGGCCAAGGTCGCCCGCGATCTGGTCGAGGCCGGATTCAAGCTGATCGCGACCACCGGCACCGCCAAGGCGCTGCGTGAGGCCGGCATCGAGGTCGAGCGCATGAACAAGGTGCGTGAAGGCCGGCCCCACATTGTGGACGCCATCAAGAACGGACAGGTCCAGCTGATCATCAACACTACCGAAGGGCGCAAGGCCATTTCCGACTCGGCCCAGATTCGCCAGTCCGCCTTGCAGACCAAGGTGACCTATACAACCACACTGGCAGGCGGCGAAGCCTTTTGCCGGGCCATCAAATTCGGCCCGGAGCGCACTGTACGTCGCCTCCAGGATCTCCACGCAGGAAAGTGA
- the tpiA gene encoding triose-phosphate isomerase, giving the protein MRRKIVAGNWKMNGSKDLAKELVGCVRSEAEALDNGVEVVIIPPAIYVGDVVEQAGGKLAVGVQNVGQWSSGAYTGEVSADMAKDQGCEYALVGHSERRQLFGESDELVAAKVERLLASGLTAIVCVGETLDEREAGRAEAVVASQVKAALTKVAAEQWGQVVIAYEPVWAIGTGKTATAEDAQAMHAAIRVTLAEAGAPAESISLLYGGSVKADNAAALFAEPDIDGGLIGGASLKSEDFVSICRAMPAGAES; this is encoded by the coding sequence ATGCGCCGTAAGATCGTAGCCGGAAACTGGAAAATGAACGGGTCGAAAGACCTGGCCAAAGAGCTTGTCGGCTGTGTTCGGTCTGAGGCCGAAGCGCTTGATAATGGTGTGGAGGTTGTTATTATCCCTCCCGCGATTTATGTCGGTGATGTCGTTGAACAGGCTGGCGGTAAGCTGGCGGTTGGCGTGCAAAACGTGGGGCAGTGGTCCTCTGGGGCCTACACCGGGGAAGTGTCCGCGGACATGGCCAAGGATCAGGGTTGCGAGTACGCCCTGGTCGGGCACTCGGAACGGCGTCAGCTGTTCGGCGAAAGCGACGAGCTGGTGGCTGCCAAGGTGGAGCGATTGCTCGCCTCTGGTCTGACCGCGATCGTCTGCGTCGGCGAGACCCTGGATGAGCGTGAGGCTGGCCGGGCCGAAGCGGTCGTAGCGTCGCAGGTGAAAGCCGCGCTGACCAAGGTGGCGGCCGAGCAGTGGGGCCAAGTGGTCATTGCCTATGAGCCTGTCTGGGCCATCGGTACTGGCAAGACCGCGACCGCGGAAGACGCCCAGGCCATGCACGCTGCGATTCGGGTCACGTTGGCCGAAGCTGGAGCGCCCGCCGAGAGCATTTCCCTGCTTTACGGCGGCAGTGTAAAAGCGGATAATGCAGCCGCTTTGTTCGCCGAGCCGGATATTGACGGCGGTTTGATCGGCGGAGCATCGTTGAAGTCAGAAGATTTTGTAAGTATTTGCCGAGCCATGCCGGCAGGTGCTGAAAGTTAA
- the ftsH gene encoding ATP-dependent zinc metalloprotease FtsH, translating to MNDMAKNLVLWLIIAAVLLMVFQNFSPTPGGQQVNYSQFVEMVQQGQVSRVTIDGLEIQGTRGDGSQFQTIRPQVSDNKLMDDLLANQVEVIGKEPERQSLWTQLLVAAFPILIIIALFVFFMRQMQGGGGGKGPMSFGKSKARLMSEDQIKTTFADVAGVDEAKEDVKELVDFLRDPSKFQRLGGSIPKGVLMVGQPGTGKTLLAKAIAGEAKVPFFSISGSDFVEMFVGVGASRVRDMFEQAKKQSPCIIFIDEIDAVGRHRGAGMGGGHDEREQTLNQLLVEMDGFEGNEGVIVIAATNRPDVLDPALLRPGRFDRQVVVGLPDIIGREQILKVHMKKVPLADGVEPALIARGTPGFSGADLANLVNEAALFAARRNQRLVSMEEFELAKDKIMMGAERKSMVMSEKEKRNTAYHESGHAIVGRLMPEHDPVYKVSIIPRGRALGVTMFLPEEDKYSHSKRYLISSICSLFGGRIAEELTLGFDGVTTGASNDIERATSLARNMVTRWGLSEKLGPLQYDTDSEEPFLGRSAGQSQTVYSPETAQRIDEEVRNIIDECYEKARQLLIDNRDKLDLMADALMKYETIDRFQIDDIMEGRVPRPPKGWGDNGPTGGATAGDSEQVAGAKDASDDRQPGIGRPAGEH from the coding sequence TTGAACGATATGGCAAAAAATCTGGTTCTCTGGCTAATCATAGCCGCAGTGCTGCTGATGGTGTTTCAGAATTTCTCTCCCACACCCGGCGGCCAACAAGTCAATTATTCCCAGTTTGTTGAAATGGTCCAGCAGGGCCAGGTCAGCAGGGTGACCATCGATGGTCTGGAAATTCAGGGTACCCGCGGTGACGGCTCCCAATTCCAGACGATCCGTCCCCAGGTGTCCGACAACAAGCTGATGGACGATCTGCTCGCCAACCAGGTCGAGGTGATCGGTAAGGAGCCTGAGCGCCAGAGCCTGTGGACGCAGTTGCTGGTCGCGGCCTTCCCGATCCTGATCATCATCGCGTTGTTCGTGTTCTTCATGCGCCAGATGCAAGGTGGCGGGGGCGGTAAAGGCCCGATGTCGTTCGGCAAGAGCAAGGCGCGGCTGATGAGCGAAGACCAGATCAAGACCACTTTCGCCGACGTCGCCGGTGTCGACGAGGCCAAGGAAGACGTCAAGGAACTGGTGGATTTCCTGCGGGATCCGAGCAAGTTCCAGCGTCTGGGTGGCAGCATCCCCAAGGGCGTGCTGATGGTGGGGCAGCCGGGTACCGGTAAGACCCTGCTGGCCAAGGCGATTGCCGGCGAGGCCAAGGTGCCGTTCTTCTCCATCTCCGGCTCCGACTTCGTGGAAATGTTCGTGGGTGTGGGTGCCTCCCGGGTACGCGACATGTTCGAGCAGGCCAAGAAGCAAAGCCCGTGCATCATCTTCATCGACGAAATCGATGCGGTCGGTCGCCATCGTGGCGCCGGCATGGGTGGTGGCCACGATGAGCGCGAGCAGACCCTGAACCAGCTGCTGGTTGAGATGGACGGTTTCGAAGGCAACGAAGGCGTGATCGTGATCGCCGCCACCAACCGTCCGGACGTGCTCGACCCGGCGCTGCTGCGCCCGGGCCGTTTCGACCGTCAGGTCGTGGTGGGCCTGCCCGACATCATCGGTCGCGAGCAGATCCTGAAAGTGCACATGAAGAAGGTGCCGCTGGCGGACGGCGTTGAGCCGGCCCTCATTGCCCGCGGTACCCCCGGCTTTTCCGGTGCCGATCTGGCCAACCTGGTGAACGAGGCGGCGCTGTTCGCAGCCCGTCGGAACCAGCGCCTGGTATCCATGGAGGAGTTTGAACTCGCCAAGGACAAGATCATGATGGGCGCCGAGCGCAAGTCCATGGTCATGAGCGAGAAGGAAAAGCGCAACACGGCTTACCACGAGTCCGGTCACGCCATCGTCGGCCGGCTCATGCCGGAGCATGACCCGGTGTACAAGGTCAGTATCATCCCGCGCGGCCGCGCCCTGGGTGTGACCATGTTCCTGCCGGAAGAGGACAAGTACAGCCACAGCAAGCGCTATCTGATCAGCTCCATTTGCAGCCTGTTCGGTGGCCGGATTGCGGAAGAGCTGACTCTCGGCTTCGATGGTGTTACCACCGGTGCCTCCAACGACATCGAGCGCGCCACCAGCCTGGCCCGCAACATGGTGACCCGTTGGGGTCTGTCCGAGAAGCTGGGACCGCTGCAGTACGACACCGACAGCGAAGAGCCCTTCCTGGGCCGGTCCGCCGGTCAGTCGCAGACCGTGTACTCGCCGGAAACCGCCCAGCGCATCGACGAGGAAGTGCGGAACATCATCGATGAGTGCTACGAAAAAGCGCGCCAGCTGCTGATCGACAACCGCGACAAGCTCGACCTCATGGCCGATGCCCTGATGAAGTACGAAACCATCGACCGCTTCCAGATCGACGACATCATGGAAGGTCGGGTGCCGCGTCCGCCCAAGGGCTGGGGTGACAATGGTCCGACCGGTGGGGCTACCGCCGGGGATTCGGAGCAGGTCGCCGGTGCCAAGGACGCCAGCGACGATCGTCAGCCTGGCATTGGGCGTCCGGCCGGCGAGCACTGA
- the folP gene encoding dihydropteroate synthase — protein sequence MELNFAGRALDMSRCHVMGVLNVTPDSFSDGGQFNSPAAAMARARQMVADGAAFIDVGGESTRPGASPVSVQEEMDRVCPVVEAIAKELDVVVSVDTSAPEVMAETARLGAGLINDVRALQRDGAPEAAAKAGIPACIMHIQGEPDTMQDRPHYRNVRRDVSSFLTERMRIAEQAGMRPENIILDPGFGFGKTLEHNLQLLACLEQLHVLGHPLLVGMSRKSMLGAITGREVTERLPASLAAATIAAMKGVSIVRVHDVRETVDAVKVVTAMKEAR from the coding sequence ATGGAACTGAATTTTGCCGGGCGGGCGCTCGATATGTCCCGCTGCCACGTCATGGGCGTGCTGAACGTCACGCCCGACTCCTTTTCCGATGGTGGCCAGTTCAACAGCCCGGCGGCAGCGATGGCCCGGGCCCGGCAGATGGTGGCGGACGGCGCCGCGTTTATCGATGTGGGGGGCGAATCCACTCGCCCGGGTGCGTCGCCGGTGTCGGTCCAGGAAGAGATGGACCGGGTATGTCCGGTGGTCGAGGCCATCGCCAAGGAGCTGGACGTGGTGGTGTCGGTGGACACCAGTGCGCCGGAGGTCATGGCCGAAACCGCGCGCCTGGGCGCGGGGCTGATCAACGACGTACGTGCCCTGCAGCGTGACGGTGCCCCCGAGGCCGCCGCCAAGGCCGGCATTCCAGCCTGCATCATGCACATTCAGGGCGAGCCGGATACCATGCAGGACCGGCCGCACTACCGGAATGTCCGGCGGGACGTCAGTTCGTTCCTGACCGAGCGTATGCGGATCGCGGAGCAGGCCGGGATGCGCCCGGAGAACATCATCCTCGATCCCGGGTTTGGTTTTGGTAAAACCCTGGAGCACAACCTGCAGTTGCTGGCGTGCCTGGAGCAATTGCACGTGCTGGGCCACCCGCTGCTGGTGGGGATGTCGCGCAAGTCCATGCTGGGCGCGATCACCGGCCGGGAAGTCACAGAACGGTTGCCCGCGAGTCTCGCCGCCGCGACAATAGCGGCCATGAAAGGCGTCAGCATCGTTCGGGTGCATGACGTTCGGGAAACTGTGGACGCCGTCAAGGTAGTGACGGCCATGAAGGAGGCACGCTGA
- the yhbY gene encoding ribosome assembly RNA-binding protein YhbY yields the protein MSLSPEQRREYRAIAHNLKPVIIVGDKGLSEGLQEELERALNDHELIKIKVANPDREARQEAMQELCKVAGAELVQSIGKIAVILRRAKKPNPKLSNLLRFKN from the coding sequence ATGAGCCTTTCTCCGGAACAGCGCCGGGAATACCGGGCTATTGCCCACAATCTGAAGCCGGTGATCATCGTTGGCGACAAGGGCCTGTCCGAAGGACTCCAGGAGGAACTGGAGCGGGCCCTGAACGACCACGAGCTGATCAAGATCAAAGTCGCCAATCCTGACCGTGAAGCGCGCCAGGAAGCAATGCAGGAGCTGTGCAAGGTGGCGGGCGCCGAACTGGTGCAGTCGATTGGCAAGATCGCGGTGATTCTTCGGCGCGCCAAGAAGCCCAACCCCAAGCTGTCCAACCTGCTGCGCTTCAAGAACTGA